The genome window CGCGTGCTGTGGCAGGGGGAGAAACAAAAATAACCGGCTGCGCGCGAATCAGCGTCCACACGCCGATGACGATAAAGCCGCCGCCCGCGATATAAACCAGGGTTTTTTCCCCCACATGCTGGGAAATGATCCCCCCGGCCCACGCCGCCATGGCCGAGGCCGCCACCAGGGCCAGGGA of Candidatus Desulfarcum epimagneticum contains these proteins:
- a CDS encoding conserved hypothetical protein (Evidence 4 : Unknown function but conserved in other organisms) gives rise to the protein MDYKIFFTVFFSIFVAELGDKTQIATLLFASDKNISRGAVFLAASLALVAASAMAAWAGGIISQHVGEKTLVYIAGGGFIVIGVWTLIRAQPVIFVSPPATARAGERESRCLRSQGRF